A window from Micromonospora terminaliae encodes these proteins:
- a CDS encoding aconitate hydratase, producing MKEYDVASLDTFGAKTQLRVGDASYEIFRIDKVEGHDRLPYSLKILLENLLRTEDGANITADHIRQLGGWDPTADPSVEIQFTPARVLMQDFTGVPCVVDLATMREAVRELGGDATKVNPLAPAELVIDHSVIADLFGREDAFQRNVELEYERNKERYQFLRWGQTAFNEFKVVPPGTGIVHQVNIEYLARTVMERNGQAYPDTVVGTDSHTTMVNGLGVLGWGVGGIEAEAAMLGQPVSMLIPRVVGFKLSGEMPAGTTATDLVLTITEMLRKHGVVGKFVEFYGPGVSAVPLANRATIGNMSPEYGSTVAIFPIDAETVRYLELTGRDPQQVALVEAYAKEQGLWHDPEREPQYSERLELDLGTIEPSLAGPKRPQDRVPLGSAKTLFRSALADYVAADETGGDPSRKPGVPQLEKPFGTDGPADEASAESFPASDSPANGVNDPADAPRDLETAAVGAGGRATNPVRVTGADGVEYELDHGAVVIAAITSCTNTSNPQVMIGAALLARNAVEKGLARKPWVKTTLAPGSKVVMDYYDRAGLTPYLEKLGFNLVGYGCTTCIGNSGPLPEEVSAGVNEGDLAVVSVLSGNRNFEGRINPDVKMNYLASPPLVVAYALAGTMDIDLANEPIGEDAQGNPVFLREIWPNSAEIQDVIASAIGAAGFSSAYADVFAGDERWQSLPTPTGDTFAWDGESTYVRKPPYFEGMERDPKPVVDIAGARVLAKLGDSVTTDHISPAGSIKADSPAGKYLAEHGVARHEFNSYGSRRGNHEVMIRGTFANIRLRNQLVPGVEGGFTVNHLTGEQTSIYDASMAYQEAGVPLVILAGKEYGSGSSRDWAAKGTMLLGVKAVIAESYERIHRSNLIGMGVLPLQFPVDTTAESLGLTGTETFSISGVTALNDGDTPRTVKVTTDTGVEFDAVVRIDTPGEADYYRHGGILQYVLRRMIAS from the coding sequence GTGAAGGAGTACGACGTGGCGAGCCTCGACACCTTCGGTGCGAAGACCCAGCTACGCGTCGGAGACGCGAGCTACGAGATTTTCAGGATCGACAAGGTGGAGGGCCACGACCGGCTGCCCTACAGCTTGAAGATCCTGCTGGAGAACCTGCTGCGGACCGAGGACGGCGCGAACATCACCGCCGACCACATCCGGCAGCTCGGCGGGTGGGACCCCACCGCCGACCCGAGCGTGGAGATCCAGTTCACCCCGGCCCGGGTGCTGATGCAGGACTTCACCGGCGTGCCCTGCGTCGTCGACCTGGCCACCATGCGCGAGGCCGTCCGCGAGCTCGGCGGCGACGCCACCAAGGTGAACCCGCTCGCCCCGGCCGAGCTGGTCATCGACCACTCGGTCATCGCCGACCTGTTCGGCCGCGAGGACGCCTTCCAGCGCAACGTCGAGCTGGAGTACGAGCGCAACAAGGAGCGCTACCAGTTCCTGCGCTGGGGCCAGACCGCGTTCAACGAGTTCAAGGTCGTCCCGCCGGGCACCGGCATCGTGCACCAGGTGAACATCGAGTACCTGGCCCGCACGGTCATGGAGCGCAACGGCCAGGCGTACCCGGACACCGTGGTCGGCACCGACTCGCACACCACGATGGTCAACGGCCTGGGCGTGCTGGGCTGGGGCGTCGGCGGCATCGAGGCCGAGGCCGCGATGCTCGGCCAGCCGGTCAGCATGCTGATCCCGCGGGTCGTCGGCTTCAAGCTCTCCGGCGAGATGCCGGCCGGCACCACCGCCACCGACCTGGTGCTCACCATCACCGAGATGCTGCGCAAGCACGGCGTGGTCGGCAAGTTCGTCGAGTTCTACGGCCCCGGCGTGAGCGCCGTGCCGCTGGCCAACCGGGCCACCATCGGCAACATGTCCCCGGAGTACGGCTCCACCGTCGCGATCTTCCCGATCGACGCCGAGACCGTCCGCTACCTGGAGCTGACCGGCCGCGACCCGCAGCAGGTCGCGCTCGTCGAGGCGTACGCCAAGGAGCAGGGCCTCTGGCACGACCCGGAGCGCGAGCCGCAGTACTCGGAGCGGCTGGAGCTGGACCTCGGCACCATCGAGCCGTCCCTGGCCGGCCCGAAGCGCCCGCAGGACCGGGTGCCGCTGGGCTCCGCCAAGACCCTGTTCCGCTCGGCGCTCGCCGACTACGTGGCCGCCGACGAGACCGGCGGCGACCCGAGCCGCAAGCCGGGCGTGCCGCAGCTGGAGAAGCCGTTCGGCACCGACGGCCCGGCCGACGAGGCCAGCGCCGAATCCTTCCCGGCCAGCGACTCCCCCGCCAACGGCGTCAACGACCCGGCCGACGCCCCGCGCGACCTGGAGACCGCCGCGGTCGGCGCCGGCGGGCGCGCCACCAACCCGGTCCGGGTTACCGGCGCGGACGGCGTCGAGTACGAGCTGGACCACGGCGCCGTGGTGATCGCCGCGATCACCTCCTGCACCAACACCTCGAACCCGCAGGTCATGATCGGCGCCGCGCTGCTGGCCCGGAACGCCGTGGAGAAGGGCCTGGCCCGCAAGCCGTGGGTGAAGACCACCCTGGCCCCGGGCTCCAAGGTCGTCATGGACTACTACGACCGCGCCGGCCTCACGCCCTACCTGGAGAAGCTCGGCTTCAACCTGGTCGGCTACGGCTGCACCACCTGCATCGGCAACTCCGGCCCGCTGCCGGAGGAGGTCTCCGCGGGCGTCAACGAGGGCGACCTGGCCGTCGTCTCCGTGCTGTCCGGCAACCGCAACTTCGAGGGCCGGATCAACCCGGACGTCAAGATGAACTACCTGGCGTCCCCGCCGCTGGTGGTCGCGTACGCGCTCGCCGGCACCATGGACATCGACCTGGCGAACGAGCCCATCGGCGAGGACGCGCAGGGCAACCCGGTGTTCCTGCGGGAGATCTGGCCGAACAGCGCCGAGATCCAGGACGTCATCGCCTCGGCGATCGGCGCCGCCGGGTTCAGCTCCGCGTACGCGGACGTGTTCGCCGGTGACGAGCGCTGGCAGTCGCTGCCGACCCCGACTGGCGACACCTTCGCCTGGGACGGTGAGTCGACCTACGTGCGCAAGCCCCCGTACTTCGAGGGCATGGAGCGGGACCCGAAGCCGGTGGTCGACATCGCCGGCGCCCGGGTGCTCGCGAAGCTCGGCGACTCGGTGACCACCGACCACATCTCCCCGGCCGGCTCGATCAAGGCGGACTCCCCCGCCGGCAAGTACCTGGCCGAGCACGGCGTGGCGCGGCACGAGTTCAACTCGTACGGCTCCCGCCGGGGCAACCACGAGGTGATGATCCGGGGCACCTTCGCCAACATCCGGCTGCGCAACCAGCTCGTGCCGGGCGTCGAGGGCGGCTTCACGGTCAACCACCTGACCGGCGAGCAGACCTCGATCTACGACGCCTCGATGGCGTACCAGGAGGCGGGCGTCCCGCTGGTCATCCTGGCCGGCAAGGAGTACGGCTCCGGCTCGTCCCGCGACTGGGCGGCCAAGGGCACCATGCTCCTCGGGGTCAAGGCGGTCATCGCCGAGTCGTACGAGCGGATCCACCGC